In the Phaseolus vulgaris cultivar G19833 chromosome 7, P. vulgaris v2.0, whole genome shotgun sequence genome, one interval contains:
- the LOC137830632 gene encoding zinc finger CCCH domain-containing protein 14-like, whose product MDLRKRGRPEPAVSLNGAVKKTKQDLESLSGGVGSKSKPCTKFFSTAGCPFGEGCHFLHYVPGGYNAVAHMMNLKPAAPPPRAVAAPPPVPNGSAPSAVKTRICNKFNTAEGCKFGDKCHFAHGEWELGKPIAPSIDDHRPLGPPAAGRMSGRIEPPPLAGSFGAISTAKISVEASLAGAIIGKGGVNSKQICRQTGAKLSIREHETDPNLRNIELEGTFEQIKEASNMVKDLLLTVSMSAPPKSNPGVPGAPAPPGSNFKTKLCENFAKGSCTFGDRCHFAHGAGELRKQGV is encoded by the exons ATGGACCTTCGCAAGCGTGGAAGGCCCGAACCCGCCGTCAGCCTTAACGGCGCCGTTAAGAAGACCAAGCAAG ACTTGGAGTCCTTATCAGGTGGTGTAGGAAGCAAATCGAAGCCCTGTACCAAGTTTTTCAG CACTGCTGGCTGCCCGTTTGGTGAGGGCTGCCATTTTTTGCATTATGTTCCTGGTGGTTATAATGCGGTTGCCCATATGATGAATTTAAAACCTGCAGCTCCTCCACCGAGAGCTGTTGCTGCACCCCCTCCGGTCCCTAATGGCTCTGCTCCATCTGCTGTTAAAACACGTATATGTAACAAGTTCAATACTGCTGAAGGGTGCAAATTTGGTGACAAGTGCCATTTTGCTCATGGTGAGTGGGAACTTGGCAAACCTATTGCTCCCTCAATTGATGATCATCGACCTTTGGGACCTCCAGCAGCTGGTCGTATGTCTGGTCGAATTGAGCCTCCTCCCTTGGCGGGTAGCTTTGGCGCCATTTCTACTGCCAAGATCAGTGTAGAAGCTTCTTTGGCTGGAGCTATTATTGGGAAGGGTGGTGTGAACTCGAAGCAGATCTGTCGCCAAACAGGAGCGAAACTTTCAATCCGAGAGCACGAGACTGATCCAAACCTTAGAAACATTGAACTTGAGGGAACTTTCGAACAGATAAAGGAGGCAAGTAATATGGTAAAAGATTTACTTTTGACTGTTTCAATGTCTGCCCCTCCCAAATCCAACCCAGGTGTTCCTGGTGCCCCGGCTCCTCCTGGAAGCAACTTCAAGACCAAGCTGTGTGAGAATTTTGCAAAAGGATCTTGCACCTTTGGAGATCGATGCCACTTTGCTCATGGAGCTGGCGAATTGCGCAAGCAGGGGGTATGA
- the LOC137830633 gene encoding 18 kDa seed maturation protein-like: MQTAKKAVESVKETAANIGASAKSGLEKTKATIHEKSERISSHDEREKSIATQKKEEKINQAEMEKRQARQHNAAVKQSAVAGQAHSPRIDTTGPETDNAAYTAQVSETSTFTTTGPGSDDIPPSTDHGLGLGPGSAISSGEFGRMGCNQTTMTGPDSAHVLDHGPRPDHGGLPPMETTTVVDISAQTIGGGSAPTSGPSGPTFS, encoded by the exons ATGCAGACAGCGAAGAAAGCCGTGGAGAGCGTGAAGGAAACTGCCGCAAACATTGGTGCTTCTGCCAAGTCTGGGTTGGAGAAGACCAAAGCCACAATCCATGAAAAG AGTGAGCGTATAAGTTCACATGATGAAAGGGAAAAAAGCATAGCGACTcagaagaaagaagagaagataAACCAGGCTGAGATGGAGAAGCGGCAGGCGCGGCAGCACAACGCCGCCGTCAAGCAATCTGCCGTCGCTGGACAGGCCCACAGCCCCCGGATCGACACAACTGGGCCTGAGACTGACAATGCTGCATACACTGCCCAAGTGTCTGAGACTTCGACCTTCACCACAACTGGGCCCGGGTCAGATGACATTCCCCCAAGTACCGATCATGGGCTTGGTCTTGGGCCTGGGTCTGCCATATCAAGTGGTGAATTTGGCCGAATGGGATGTAATCAAACGACAATGACTGGACCTGATAGTGCCCATGTTCTTGATCATGGGCCTAGACCTGATCATGGAGGACTTCCACCGATGGAAACTACTACTGTGGTGGATATATCGGCCCAAACTATTGGGGGAGGAAGTGCTCCTACAAGTGGGCCAAGTGGGCCTACTTTCAGCTGA
- the LOC137830634 gene encoding delta(12)-fatty-acid desaturase FAD2-like, translated as MGGGGRSSAPKQRNSGEDEVSKKRVPHAKPPFSLSQVKKAIPPHCFQRSVIRSFSYVFYDLAIASSLFYLALNYFSTLPNNLSLFAWPLYWIIQGSVLTGVWVIAHECGHHAFSDYQWLDDSVGLVLHSFLLVPYFSWKYSHRRHHSNTGSLERDEVFVPKTKASIRWYSKYLNNPVGRVLTLFITLTLGWPLYLAFNVSGRNYERFACHYDPYGPIYSDRERLQIYVSDVGVLAVCYGLYKLVLAKGFLWVVCVYGVPLMVVNALLVLITFLQHTHPAVPHYDSSEWDWFRGALATVDRDYGILNKVLHNITDTHIAHHLFSTMPHYHAMEATKAIKPILGDYYHFDGTSVYKAMWREARECMYVDEDSKNNGVYWYNNKVE; from the coding sequence ATGGGAGGTGGTGGCCGAAGCTCTGCTCCTAAACAGAGAAACTCAGGGGAAGATGAGGTTTCGAAGAAGCGCGTTCCACACGCAAAACCACCGTTCAGTCTCAGCCAAGTGAAGAAAGCGATTCCGCCGCACTGTTTTCAGCGTTCGGTCATTCGTTCCTTCTCCTACGTCTTCTACGACCTCGCCATAGCCTCATCTCTGTTCTACCTGGCCTTGAACTACTTCTCTACCCTTCCCAACAACCTCTCCCTCTTCGCCTGGCCCCTCTACTGGATAATCCAAGGCTCCGTCCTCACCGGCGTTTGGGTCATAGCGCACGAGTGTGGCCACCACGCTTTCAGCGATTACCAGTGGCTCGATGACTCGGTTGGTCTTGTTCTCCATTCGTTTCTTCTGGTGCCCTATTTTTCGTGGAAATACAGCCACCGCCGCCACCACTCCAACACGGGGTCTCTTGAACGTGACGAAGTGTTTGTGCCGAAAACAAAGGCCAGCATTCGTTGGTATTCCAAGTACCTCAACAACCCTGTTGGGAGAGTTCTCACTCTGTTTATCACCCTGACCCTTGGTTGGCCTCTGTACTTGGCCTTCAACGTTTCGGGTAGGAACTACGAACGTTTCGCCTGCCACTATGACCCTTATGGTCCCATTTACTCAGACCGTGAAAGGCTTCAGATTTATGTCTCCGATGTTGGGGTTCTAGCCGTGTGTTATGGCCTCTACAAGCTTGTCTTGGCAAAAGGGTTCCTTTGGGTGGTTTGTGTTTATGGGGTGCCTTTGATGGTGGTGAATGCGTTGTTGGTGTTGATCACTTTCTTGCAGCACACTCACCCTGCGGTTCCACACTACGACTCCTCCGAGTGGGATTGGTTCAGAGGGGCATTGGCCACTGTGGACAGAGATTACGGGATTCTCAACAAGGTTCTGCATAACATCACTGACACACACATTGCACACCACCTGTTCTCCACAATGCCGCATTACCATGCAATGGAAGCCACCAAGGCCATAAAACCGATTTTGGGAGACTATTATCACTTTGATGGGACTTCTGTGTATAAGGCAATGTGGAGAGAGGCAAGAGAGTGCATGTACGTTGATGAAGATTCTAAGAACAATGGTGTTTACTGGTACAACAATAAGGTGGAATGA